The segment GCCTTGAACTCCACCACGAGGCGCTTGAGGTCCTCCGTGGTCATGTCCGGGTCGCCGGCGTAGCCCTTCTCAGCCTGGAGGGCGTGGAGGGCGTCGCCGAACGGGTCGCCGTCGATGTGGAGCACCGTCTTGCCGAACATCTGCACGAGGCGGCGGTAGGAATCCCACGCGAAGCGCTCGTCCCCGGACTGCTCCGCAAGTCCGATCACGGACTCGTCGTTGAGGCCGATGTTGAGCACGGTTTCCATCATGCCGGGCATGGAGAACTTCGCGCCGGAGCGCACCGACATGAGCAGCGGGTCAGCCGGGTCGCCCAGGTGCTTGCCCATCTTCGCCTCGACCTCACGGATCGCGCCCGTGACCTGCACATCCAGCTCCTCAGGCGCCGCGCCCTCGCCGAGGTACACGCGGCAGGCCTCCGTGGTGATCGTGAAGCCTGGAGGCACGGGGAGGCCGAGGTTGGTCATCTCAGCCAGGTTCGCGCCCTTACCGCCGAGGAGGTCCTTTTGGTCCTTGTCACCCTCGGTGAAGTCGTATACGTACTTTGTCATCTGCCCTCCGTTGGGAATCATCGTTGTCATGCCAGTATGGGGTGGCTGTAGCCGCCTTGTATCGGCGACCTTCGCCACCCGCATGGGCGGTTGTGCCGCCTAGTATGGGTGGCCTGAGCCACCGCGCACCGCCCTCAAATGTATCACCGGCCGGGCGCCATATGCGACTTTCGACCCGGCTCGCGCCACGGCAGGCTCGCGGATGACGGGCCCGCCCCGCGATGACGTGGGTCGGGATGCCTAGGCGGCGTCACGACGCCGGGTCGGGGTCCGCCGCCTCGATCCTCTCATGCCGCGACAGCGGTTAGCGCTCGGCACTGTTGCGGCAACTTGGCCCATGCACATGTAGGTTGAGCGGACTTGCTGGTGGGCTCGCGTTGTCAAGCCCAGGTTGAAGGGTGTTTTCGAAGTGCCTCCGGTAATAATCTGTTGAGTTCTTCTCTCGTGAACACCTTCAGTCCGGCCTTGTTCAAGCGCTCTTGAGCGATATAGAAACTCTTATCGTCCGTGCGTTCCGTGTCACAGTAGACCTCAGCGGTCTCTGCTATTAGCATGTCACGACGCTTCCGAGCTTCAGCGACGTCAAGATCTGAGAAATCAGCCAGCAGGGACAAGTACTTTCGGCTAAGAAGCCACAGTTGATCACCGGCTTTACGGTGTCGTGCTGCCTTTGCTCCAATCTCGAGACGGAAGCTGTACGAGTTGAGAACCAACAGAAAGAAGGTAATAACCGCAGTGACGGAGGTTATCCAAATATGCTGGGTAAAGAACACCCCTACCAGTCCAGCGGTTGAAAGTGCGGACAGCACAATCTGGGCCACTTTGATACGGTGTTCGATGGTTGCGTCCTTTAGTGTGGTGTATCTGGACCCGGGACTGACCGCGTGCTGATGTGCCAAGTGGCGGTCATCGCGGGTACCTTTCGAATCAACTTCCAATTCTGTCGAAAGGATACAATCACGATGACCGCCGATCCCCATCATATCGACCCCACTGGTTATCTTGAAGAGCTGCTAACCCAGGCCTGGCCTGACTTGATGCGTCAGATGCTTGCCGATTTCATGAACCAGATCCTGTCTGCCCAGGCAGATAGCGTGTGCGGGGCTTCCTATGCCACGGTCTGACCTGAGCGCACTAACAGCCGTAATGGTTATCGTCACCGCCAGTTCGATACCCGCCTGGGCAGTATCGATGTGGCTATCCCCAAGCTAGGCATGGGCTCCTTCTTCCCTGACTGGCTCTTAGAGCGCCGTAGCCGCACCGAGCGGGCCCTGACCAGTGTCATTGCCACCTGCTACTTCAAAGGGGTCTCTACCAGGGGTATGAACGACCTGGTAAGCACGCTCGGTATTGACAACCTATCGAAGTCCCAGGTCTGGCAGATGGCCAAGGAGCTCGATGACACCGTTGAAGACTTCCGCACCCGACCACTAGACAACGGGCCTTATTACTTCATCGCCTGCGATGCCTTGTCGATGAAGGTCCCCGAAGGGGGCCGGGTGGTTAAGACCAGCGTGCTGCTCGCTACCGGGGTCAATGCCGAAGGCTACCGGGAGTTGCTGGGCATGCAGGTGGCTACCAGTGAATCTATCACCTCCTGGACGGGCTTCTCACCTGACCTTCTCGCCCGCGGGCTGAGCGGGGTGTTCATGGTCACCAGTGATGCTCACATGGGCATTCAGGCCGCTGTCAGTGAGTGCCTGCCCCAGGCGAGCTGGCAGCGGTGCCGGACCCATTTTTCTAAGAACCTGTCCTCCATGGTCTCTAAGACCCAGTGGCCGACCCTTTCAGCGATGTTCCACACCATTTTCGCCCAGCCTGACAAGGAGGCCGTTTGGCACCAGGCGAGGGAGGTGGTCAACTTTTGTCAGGCTAGGTTCCCCCACGTGGCTGACAAGCTCGAAGAGAGCCTTGATGACCTGCTGGCCTTCACCGCCGCCCCGAAGGCGGTATGGACCAAAATCTGGTCCAATAACCCCACCGAAAGGCTCAACCGTGAGATCAGGCGCCGCACGGACGTGGTAGGGATCTTCCCCAACCGTGACTCCGTCACCGGCCTGGTTGGGGCGGTCCTAGCCGAACAACACGATGAATGGATCCAACAAAACCGCTACATGTCCCTCACCAGCCTCGAACTGAAGCGTCCTGGGTTTAGTTCCTACCTCAGCTAAGGAAGGATTGAACTATGCCTAGAAAGTATTCCGTCGAGTTCAAGGAAAAGGCGGTCCATCAGATCATCGAAATGGTCCGCCTGGAGTCTTGCTCACTCCACCGCGCCTACACGGAGGTCGGTGAGCTCCTTGGAGTATCTCACCACACGTTGCGGGCTTGGTACCGTGACAGCGCTTCAGTACGTGATGACTCTGACGCTTCAGGTGGCGAAACAATGGAAGAAGAGCTCAAGCGTCTGCGCCGTGAAAACCGCGAACTAAAACGAGCAAACGGGATTCTTAAGACAGCTTCGGCTTTTTTCGCAGCGGAACTCGACCGACCCACGACCAAATGATCTCCTACATCGACGCGTACAAAGATCAGTTTGGGGTCGAGGCCATCTGCAGAGTTCTAAAACAGGCAGATCGTGGATTCATCACCTCTCGTGGCTACCGCAAGGCGACCACTCGTGTTCCCAGCGCAAGGACCTTAAGCGATAGCCTGCTTATCCCAGAGATACAGCGTGTGCATGCGGAGAATTTCTCGGTCTACGGCATCCGCAAAATGTGGCACGCGATGAACCGTGAAGGCTTTCATATCGGCCGCGATAAGACTGCACGACTGATGAAGCTAGCAGGTGTTTCCGGCCGCCGACGTGGGCGAACCCCTGTGACAACGATTAGCCCGAAGACACCGGATCATCGCCCGGACCTAGTGCAGCGAAACTTTCGTGCACAAGCGCCAGGCAGGTTGTGGGTTGCCGACATTACCTACGTTCGCACCCTGTCAGGATTCGCCTATACCGCGTTTGTCGTGGATGTATTCAGCCGAAAAATTGTTGGTGTTGCTACACGCTCGACGATGCGTACCGATGCGCTGCCCATGGAGGCTTTGGAGCATGCGTTAACGACTGCCGG is part of the Trueperella abortisuis genome and harbors:
- a CDS encoding SLATT domain-containing protein; amino-acid sequence: MMGIGGHRDCILSTELEVDSKGTRDDRHLAHQHAVSPGSRYTTLKDATIEHRIKVAQIVLSALSTAGLVGVFFTQHIWITSVTAVITFFLLVLNSYSFRLEIGAKAARHRKAGDQLWLLSRKYLSLLADFSDLDVAEARKRRDMLIAETAEVYCDTERTDDKSFYIAQERLNKAGLKVFTREELNRLLPEALRKHPSTWA
- a CDS encoding IS3 family transposase (programmed frameshift), whose amino-acid sequence is MPRKYSVEFKEKAVHQIIEMVRLESCSLHRAYTEVGELLGVSHHTLRAWYRDSASVRDDSDASGGETMEEELKRLRRENRELKRANGILKTASGFFRSGTRPTHDQMISYIDAYKDQFGVEAICRVLKQADRGFITSRGYRKATTRVPSARTLSDSLLIPEIQRVHAENFSVYGIRKMWHAMNREGFHIGRDKTARLMKLAGVSGRRRGRTPVTTISPKTPDHRPDLVQRNFRAQAPGRLWVADITYVRTLSGFAYTAFVVDVFSRKIVGVATRSTMRTDALPMEALEHALTTAGRIHGNQLIHHSDRGSQYVSLKYSTALAESGIRPSVGTVGDSYDNALAETVNGLYKAELIHARGPWTSVGEVELATLRWVHWWNTKRLHEALDYATPQEVETEYYLTQPINTGP